A window of the Leucothrix mucor DSM 2157 genome harbors these coding sequences:
- a CDS encoding ABC transporter permease, which yields MAEAIRNTINTDAQRPLERSLMPKRRYSTGSLVALAGVSLTLLPLVPGLLWVLWPTFELATWQAFVSDPQLPPALMSTLTSSVGSSFLALLCASLLAMWLYPGKGWTQTTRQLPLFLAFPHIAFAIGVAFLVAPSGWLARALANVFSWGSPPQWVSIKDPYAISLTITMAIKETWFLLWILATLLGEQTISRQITIANSMGYSRRQVWLGVILPQVLPRMGWPLVAVLAYSLSVVDMAVILGPSTPPTLAVLCWQWLTDPDSMTQSKGSAAALSLMLILGVLILLGRGAWSLIKRLYRNPTGLRKPGKQLQNKAIYGVLSFIPGWLSLAILGLWSVAGGWFFPKLWPGKLSLASWQQADFGPLFTAFWIAAATVMIALPLTLAWLEWGSRKHHGWLYAPLILPSLPLAAAQYNILLHLNLDSTAVAVIWSHLTWTFPYMVLVLVGPYHTFDNRYLCTAQALGHTHLQGCLRIKWPMLLRPIMAAMAVGFAVSVAQYLPTLFSGGGRFATVTTEAVALSAGGNRRVLAVQSLLQTALPLCAFILAIMLANWQARNRQGLK from the coding sequence ATGGCTGAAGCGATACGGAACACAATAAACACAGATGCTCAGCGTCCTTTGGAACGCTCGCTAATGCCTAAACGTCGCTATTCGACGGGCTCGCTGGTTGCATTAGCCGGCGTTTCGCTTACGTTATTGCCACTAGTACCCGGTTTGCTCTGGGTGCTATGGCCAACGTTTGAGTTGGCGACTTGGCAGGCCTTTGTTTCTGACCCACAGCTGCCACCGGCGCTAATGAGCACCCTAACCTCCTCGGTTGGCTCCAGCTTTTTGGCGCTATTATGTGCCAGTCTGCTGGCCATGTGGCTATACCCTGGCAAGGGCTGGACGCAAACAACCCGCCAGTTGCCGCTATTTTTGGCGTTCCCGCACATTGCTTTTGCGATCGGCGTAGCCTTTTTGGTTGCGCCGTCTGGCTGGTTGGCTAGAGCCTTGGCTAATGTCTTTAGCTGGGGCAGCCCGCCGCAATGGGTCAGCATTAAAGACCCCTACGCGATTAGTTTAACCATCACCATGGCGATCAAGGAAACGTGGTTTCTGTTATGGATTTTGGCGACGTTGCTGGGCGAACAGACCATTTCCCGCCAAATTACCATTGCCAATAGCATGGGCTATTCCCGCCGACAGGTCTGGTTAGGCGTGATTCTGCCGCAAGTGCTCCCTCGTATGGGTTGGCCACTGGTAGCCGTATTAGCCTATAGCCTATCAGTCGTGGATATGGCTGTGATTTTAGGGCCATCGACGCCACCAACGCTCGCAGTACTGTGCTGGCAATGGCTTACTGATCCAGACTCCATGACACAGTCCAAAGGTAGCGCAGCGGCACTTAGCTTAATGCTAATTTTGGGTGTATTGATTCTATTAGGGCGCGGCGCATGGTCTTTAATCAAACGCCTCTATCGCAACCCTACTGGCCTGCGTAAACCCGGCAAGCAGCTGCAAAATAAAGCCATTTATGGCGTGCTCAGCTTTATTCCGGGCTGGTTATCGCTAGCCATACTGGGACTATGGTCAGTCGCTGGCGGATGGTTTTTCCCAAAGCTATGGCCAGGGAAACTCAGTCTAGCGAGCTGGCAGCAAGCTGATTTTGGCCCGCTATTTACCGCCTTTTGGATTGCCGCAGCAACCGTTATGATTGCTTTGCCACTGACTTTAGCTTGGCTGGAATGGGGTTCGCGTAAGCATCATGGCTGGCTATATGCGCCACTGATTTTGCCCTCCTTACCGCTGGCCGCTGCGCAATACAATATCCTACTACACCTGAACTTAGACAGCACGGCCGTTGCCGTGATCTGGAGCCATCTGACGTGGACCTTCCCCTATATGGTCTTGGTACTGGTTGGCCCCTATCACACTTTCGACAACCGCTATCTGTGTACCGCCCAAGCACTTGGTCACACTCATCTGCAAGGCTGCTTACGCATTAAATGGCCAATGCTATTACGGCCCATTATGGCAGCGATGGCAGTCGGCTTTGCGGTGAGCGTTGCGCAATATCTACCGACGCTATTCTCTGGTGGCGGGCGCTTTGCCACTGTAACCACCGAAGCGGTCGCGCTGAGTGCTGGCGGTAATCGTCGGGTGCTGGCTGTGCAAAGTTTGCTGCAAACCGCATTGCCATTATGCGCCTTTATACTCGCCATTATGCTCGCCAACTGGCAGGCCAGAAACCGACAAGGACTGAAATAA
- a CDS encoding ABC transporter substrate-binding protein — protein sequence MKKRLIGAAIMAIVGSFSTNAFADESWDNITEQAKGQTVYFNAWGGSENVNAYVKWASEEVQKRYGITVEHVKITDASEMVKRINTEKKAGRDEGGSVDLMWVNGENFRALKSNGLLYGPWAESVPNWQFVDTNKPVRQDFSEATDGLEAPWGTAQLTFIADKNSVETPPKSAEELLAFATKNPGRVSYPKPPNFHGTTFVKQLLSELIEDPSRLLEPVEANEFATLSQPLWDYLDKLHPVAWREGKAFPATNAEMHQKLADGEIKISLTFNPNEGANLVATEQLPPSTYSFGFDKGTIGNVHFLAIPFNAKAKQGAQVVTNFLMSPEAQVRKADISIWGDPSVLDASKLSEAQQAIFNKRAPGGLSDVVVTLPEPHATWVEALEAEWLKRYGTQ from the coding sequence ATGAAAAAACGTTTAATTGGGGCGGCCATCATGGCCATCGTTGGTAGCTTCTCCACCAACGCTTTCGCCGACGAATCTTGGGACAACATCACCGAACAAGCCAAAGGTCAAACTGTCTACTTCAATGCATGGGGCGGCAGTGAAAATGTGAATGCCTATGTGAAGTGGGCCAGTGAAGAAGTTCAAAAACGCTACGGCATTACCGTTGAGCATGTCAAAATTACCGATGCTTCCGAAATGGTTAAACGCATTAATACGGAGAAAAAAGCCGGTCGTGATGAAGGCGGCTCAGTTGATTTGATGTGGGTGAATGGCGAGAATTTCCGCGCGCTAAAGTCCAACGGCCTGCTTTACGGACCATGGGCTGAGTCAGTGCCTAACTGGCAATTTGTCGATACCAACAAACCTGTAAGACAAGATTTCTCCGAAGCCACCGACGGCCTTGAAGCCCCTTGGGGTACGGCACAGTTAACCTTTATCGCGGATAAAAACAGTGTGGAAACGCCACCTAAATCTGCTGAAGAATTACTGGCCTTTGCTACCAAAAATCCGGGGCGCGTCAGCTACCCGAAGCCACCTAATTTTCATGGCACAACCTTTGTAAAACAGCTGCTGTCTGAGTTAATCGAAGACCCAAGCAGACTGCTAGAGCCCGTTGAGGCCAATGAATTCGCCACGCTCAGCCAACCGCTATGGGATTATCTGGATAAGCTACACCCAGTTGCATGGCGCGAAGGTAAAGCCTTTCCGGCAACCAATGCTGAAATGCACCAGAAGCTAGCCGATGGCGAGATAAAAATCTCACTGACATTTAATCCAAATGAAGGCGCAAACCTAGTCGCTACCGAACAGCTTCCACCAAGCACCTATAGCTTTGGCTTTGATAAAGGCACCATCGGTAATGTGCACTTTCTGGCAATTCCATTTAACGCCAAGGCCAAGCAAGGCGCGCAAGTTGTCACTAACTTCCTGATGTCACCTGAAGCGCAAGTGCGTAAAGCCGATATCAGCATCTGGGGCGACCCCTCGGTATTAGATGCCAGCAAGTTAAGCGAAGCACAACAAGCCATTTTTAATAAACGCGCCCCTGGCGGTTTAAGCGACGTTGTTGTAACGCTGCCAGAGCCACACGCAACTTGGGTTGAGGCACTGGAAGCAGAATGGCTGAAGCGATACGGAACACAATAA
- the alaS gene encoding alanine--tRNA ligase, with protein MQRNSTAEVRQQFQDFFAAKGHEIVPSSSLIPGNDKTLLFTNAGMVQFKDVFTGAETRPYTRAVTSQRCVRAGGKHNDLENVGYTARHHTFFEMLGNFSFGDYFKREAIGYAWEFLTEVVKLPKEKLWVTVYADDEEAANIWINEMGFPADRISRIGDKPGKPYESDNFWAMGDTGPCGPCSEIFYDHGEEIWGGPPGTPEEDGDRFIEIWNIVFMQYERSADGTMNPLPKPSIDTGMGLERLCAILQDGHSNYDIDLFQALIKTIAEMTGTEDLNEASLKVIADHIRSCSFLILDGVVPSNEGRGYVLRRIIRRAARHGHKLGFEGAFFYRLVGPLVEQMGAAYPDLAAAESQIAETLKKEEIRFGETLDKGMKLLDAAMEDVSDGVLPGEVIFKLYDTYGFPVDLTSDIARERGLSVDEDGFEVAMNAQREQARAAGKFGVDYTDKLDVDGETDFTGYDNVESDQSKVMSIFVDGEAVDAISADQTARIVLDITPFYAESGGQIGDSGQLVAGDAVFAVSDTQKQGTVFLHQGSLKSGSLKVGDSVQALVDAERRQAIVLNHSGTHLMHKALQQVLGNHVEQKGSLVTAERLRFDFSHPEGVSAAQIAEVEAIVNREIRANAATEAELTTMERALEKGAMALFGEKYGEEVRVLTIGFSTELCGGVHVKRTGDIGLFKIVSEGGVAAGVRRIEAVTGANALAWIDAREAQLSQIAQAVKSNVQDAPDKVMQLVDKSKQLEKELDQLKLRLASQAGNDLVSQAVDVNGIKVLAAHLEGADPKSLRDTVDQLKNKLGRAAVIVATVQGGKVSLVAGVTKAESETIKAGALLSHVAAQIDGKGGGRADMAQGGGNNPDALPQALESVVNWVKEHV; from the coding sequence ATGCAACGCAACAGCACTGCCGAAGTGCGGCAACAATTTCAGGATTTTTTCGCCGCAAAGGGCCATGAAATTGTTCCGTCCAGTTCATTGATTCCGGGTAACGACAAGACTTTGTTGTTTACCAATGCGGGAATGGTTCAGTTTAAAGACGTATTCACCGGTGCCGAAACGCGCCCTTACACTCGTGCTGTAACATCCCAGCGCTGTGTACGTGCGGGTGGTAAGCATAATGACCTTGAAAACGTGGGTTACACCGCGCGCCATCATACGTTCTTCGAAATGCTGGGTAACTTCAGCTTTGGCGATTACTTCAAGCGTGAAGCGATTGGCTATGCGTGGGAGTTTTTGACCGAAGTCGTTAAGCTGCCAAAAGAGAAGCTGTGGGTCACGGTGTATGCCGATGATGAGGAAGCTGCCAACATCTGGATTAATGAGATGGGTTTTCCTGCTGATCGCATCAGCCGAATTGGTGATAAGCCGGGCAAGCCATATGAAAGTGATAACTTCTGGGCGATGGGCGACACAGGGCCTTGCGGGCCTTGCTCTGAGATCTTCTATGATCACGGTGAAGAGATCTGGGGTGGCCCTCCGGGGACGCCGGAAGAAGATGGCGACCGCTTTATCGAGATCTGGAACATCGTATTTATGCAATACGAGCGCTCTGCGGATGGCACAATGAATCCACTGCCCAAGCCTTCCATTGATACCGGTATGGGTCTTGAGCGTTTGTGTGCGATTTTACAAGACGGTCACAGCAACTACGATATCGACCTGTTTCAGGCACTGATCAAAACAATTGCAGAAATGACGGGCACTGAGGACTTAAATGAAGCCTCTTTGAAAGTTATTGCTGATCATATTCGCTCCTGTTCGTTCCTGATTTTGGATGGTGTAGTACCATCAAATGAGGGACGTGGTTATGTGTTGCGCCGGATTATTCGCCGCGCAGCCCGTCATGGTCATAAGCTTGGATTTGAAGGCGCGTTCTTCTACCGCTTAGTTGGGCCATTGGTTGAGCAAATGGGCGCAGCATATCCGGATTTGGCCGCGGCTGAATCACAAATCGCTGAGACCCTGAAAAAAGAAGAAATTCGCTTTGGCGAAACGCTGGATAAAGGCATGAAGTTGCTGGATGCGGCGATGGAAGACGTCAGCGATGGCGTACTGCCAGGCGAAGTGATCTTCAAACTGTATGACACTTACGGATTCCCTGTTGACTTAACTAGCGATATTGCGCGTGAGCGTGGCTTGTCGGTGGATGAGGATGGCTTTGAAGTCGCGATGAATGCACAGCGTGAACAAGCACGTGCCGCCGGAAAGTTTGGCGTGGACTATACTGATAAATTAGATGTTGACGGTGAGACTGATTTCACTGGCTACGATAACGTTGAAAGCGACCAAAGCAAAGTGATGTCGATCTTTGTTGATGGCGAAGCCGTTGATGCCATTAGTGCTGATCAAACTGCGCGCATTGTGCTGGATATTACACCGTTTTATGCCGAGTCCGGTGGACAGATTGGAGATAGCGGCCAGCTGGTTGCGGGTGATGCCGTATTTGCCGTGAGCGACACGCAAAAGCAGGGCACTGTATTCCTACATCAGGGAAGCTTGAAGTCTGGCAGCCTGAAAGTGGGTGATTCGGTACAAGCCTTGGTTGATGCTGAGCGTCGTCAGGCGATTGTGTTAAACCACTCTGGCACGCATTTGATGCACAAAGCGTTGCAGCAAGTATTGGGCAATCATGTGGAGCAAAAAGGCTCGCTGGTCACCGCTGAGCGTTTGCGTTTTGACTTCTCTCATCCTGAGGGCGTTAGTGCGGCTCAGATTGCTGAAGTTGAAGCGATTGTGAATCGCGAGATTCGTGCCAATGCGGCAACGGAAGCTGAGCTGACTACCATGGAGCGTGCGCTGGAAAAAGGTGCAATGGCTTTATTTGGTGAGAAGTATGGCGAAGAAGTTCGGGTACTGACTATTGGTTTCTCTACTGAGCTTTGTGGTGGTGTACACGTTAAGCGCACGGGTGATATTGGCTTATTCAAAATTGTGAGCGAAGGTGGTGTTGCCGCTGGCGTACGTCGTATCGAAGCGGTGACGGGGGCGAATGCACTGGCATGGATCGATGCACGTGAAGCGCAATTGTCGCAAATCGCACAAGCGGTTAAATCCAATGTGCAGGATGCGCCTGACAAAGTCATGCAGCTGGTTGACAAGTCTAAGCAATTGGAAAAAGAGCTGGATCAACTAAAGCTACGTTTGGCCTCTCAAGCTGGTAATGATCTGGTTTCACAAGCGGTTGATGTGAATGGTATTAAGGTATTGGCTGCTCACCTTGAGGGTGCTGATCCTAAGTCATTACGCGATACGGTTGATCAGTTGAAAAACAAACTGGGTCGTGCGGCAGTGATTGTGGCGACGGTTCAGGGTGGCAAAGTCAGTTTGGTTGCGGGCGTCACTAAGGCAGAAAGTGAGACGATTAAAGCCGGTGCGTTGTTGTCGCACGTTGCGGCGCAAATTGATGGTAAAGGTGGTGGACGTGCTGATATGGCACAGGGCGGCGGTAATAATCCGGATGCCTTGCCACAGGCTTTAGAATCTGTCGTTAATTGGGTTAAGGAACACGTTTAA
- a CDS encoding aspartate kinase, translating into MALIVQKYGGTSVGSPERIIEVAKRVIRWRERGNDVVVVVSAMSGETNRLVGLINALNPQGPAREKDVVLSTGEQVTIGLLSLALDSLGCPAKSYTGQQARVITDSAFSKARIRQIDDTKMREDLAEGKVVVVAGFQGVDAGGNITTLGRGGSDTTAVALAVALKADECQIYTDVDGVYTTDPRMVPSARHIPMLALEEMLEMASQGSKVLQIRAVEFAYKYNMPIRVLSSFDEGDDGKSTLVTREEDIMEEVLVRGVAFNKDESQLTIKGVPDKPGVAYEILGPISDANIEVDMILQNVGTDGTTDFTFTIHRNDYAEAMKILQATGERLGAAECRGDDKIAKVSIVGGGMRSHAGVASGMFKALSKEGINIRMISTSEIKISVVVDEKYLELAVRTLHDTFQLTEKGA; encoded by the coding sequence ATGGCTCTTATTGTTCAAAAGTACGGAGGGACTTCGGTTGGAAGTCCTGAGCGGATCATCGAAGTAGCTAAGCGGGTTATCCGCTGGCGAGAACGTGGTAATGATGTGGTGGTTGTGGTCTCGGCAATGTCGGGCGAAACCAATCGCCTGGTCGGCCTGATTAATGCTTTAAATCCGCAAGGGCCAGCACGCGAGAAAGACGTTGTGCTATCCACGGGTGAGCAGGTCACAATTGGTCTATTGTCATTGGCACTGGACTCTCTAGGTTGCCCGGCAAAATCATACACTGGCCAGCAAGCGCGAGTGATTACGGATAGCGCCTTTAGTAAAGCGCGAATTCGTCAAATTGATGACACCAAAATGCGTGAAGACTTGGCTGAGGGCAAAGTCGTTGTTGTGGCAGGTTTCCAGGGTGTGGATGCTGGTGGCAATATTACGACTCTAGGCCGTGGTGGTTCAGATACGACGGCAGTGGCTTTAGCGGTTGCGCTAAAAGCTGATGAGTGCCAGATCTACACTGATGTGGATGGTGTGTATACCACTGACCCACGCATGGTGCCAAGCGCTCGCCATATACCGATGCTGGCTTTAGAAGAGATGCTGGAAATGGCCAGCCAAGGTTCTAAAGTACTGCAAATTCGGGCGGTTGAGTTCGCTTACAAATATAATATGCCGATTCGGGTGCTATCTAGTTTCGATGAAGGTGATGACGGTAAAAGTACGCTAGTGACGCGTGAGGAAGACATTATGGAAGAAGTATTAGTTCGTGGCGTAGCATTTAACAAAGATGAGTCGCAGTTAACCATTAAAGGCGTGCCGGATAAGCCAGGCGTTGCTTATGAGATTTTAGGTCCGATTTCGGATGCTAACATCGAAGTGGATATGATCCTGCAAAATGTCGGCACTGATGGCACAACGGACTTCACTTTCACCATTCACCGTAATGACTACGCTGAAGCGATGAAGATCCTGCAAGCAACTGGTGAGCGTTTGGGCGCGGCTGAGTGCAGAGGTGATGACAAGATCGCTAAGGTATCGATTGTGGGCGGCGGTATGCGCTCTCATGCGGGTGTTGCGAGCGGTATGTTCAAAGCATTGTCAAAAGAAGGGATCAATATCCGTATGATTTCTACCTCAGAGATTAAGATCTCTGTTGTTGTGGATGAGAAGTACCTTGAGTTGGCGGTAAGAACTTTACACGACACCTTTCAACTGACTGAAAAAGGGGCTTAA
- the csrA gene encoding carbon storage regulator CsrA codes for MLILTRRVGETLMIGDDVSVTVLGVKGNQVRIGIDAPKDVAVHREEIYDRIRDEESGAVKFEEDPTHS; via the coding sequence ATGTTGATTCTAACACGGAGAGTGGGCGAGACACTCATGATAGGGGATGATGTGAGTGTGACTGTCCTAGGCGTTAAAGGAAACCAAGTTCGAATTGGTATCGATGCGCCGAAAGATGTAGCAGTACATCGTGAAGAAATCTACGACCGCATTAGAGACGAAGAGTCTGGGGCTGTTAAGTTTGAAGAAGACCCCACACACAGCTGA
- a CDS encoding SLC13 family permease: MAAIWQTIADKLTAQTRISSKTLISAILFTLAGAYMVTQTPTIAVSWVVVILLFTIYLFVFEVVDVDVAAVLIMVLLGLSSLLGPYIGLDEKGLVDNQQLFNGFSSNAVMSIIAVMIIGAGLDKTGVMSKVATFILRVGGTNENRIIPIVSSTVAFISSFMQNVGAAALFLPVVARISSRSGLPMSRLLMPMGFCAILGGTVTMVGSSPLILLNDLIHTSNQSLPADKQMDLFGLFAVTPIGAVLVLTGIFYFVVAGRYVLPVSNQETSGSKSGGMQYFQDVYGINYDVFEVVIPPNCELLNKHLDDVETEYRVRIVASKHGGTIKIGPGAHDRDTDFKSNMVIGIVASPDDLDHFVEKYHLWKHKEIKVFGDALSSAKSGMAEVVIPPRSQLVGKSARDVWMRKVYGIAMVGLHRAGATMREGEDIRSIPLQAGDTLVVHTTWSTLARLEQDSDFLVVSTEFPHEELRPQKVGWAGLFFSIALFLVLFTDIRLSIALLTGALGMVLSGVLRMDEAYRAVSWKTVFLLASLIPLGMAVETSGTAAWIATLTLSVVGDMHPIVIQSSIMILATFFTLVMSNVGATVLLVPLAINIAHGVGADPAVYALTVAIGTSNSFLIPTHQVNALIMGPAGYRVVDFIRAGSVMTILFLIVSMTMMWLLF, translated from the coding sequence ATGGCAGCTATTTGGCAGACGATTGCCGATAAACTCACCGCACAAACGCGAATTTCCTCAAAAACACTGATTTCCGCCATTCTGTTTACACTGGCTGGCGCGTATATGGTGACCCAGACGCCCACCATTGCGGTGAGTTGGGTTGTGGTGATTTTGCTATTTACCATCTACCTGTTTGTGTTTGAAGTGGTGGATGTGGATGTAGCTGCTGTACTCATCATGGTGTTACTAGGCTTATCCTCGCTGCTTGGACCGTATATTGGCTTGGATGAGAAAGGTCTGGTTGATAACCAACAACTATTCAATGGCTTCTCCAGTAATGCGGTGATGTCGATTATTGCCGTGATGATCATTGGTGCAGGCTTGGATAAAACCGGTGTGATGAGCAAGGTCGCAACCTTTATTCTGAGAGTCGGTGGCACCAACGAAAATCGAATCATTCCAATCGTTTCAAGCACTGTTGCGTTTATCTCCTCGTTTATGCAAAACGTGGGCGCTGCTGCCTTATTCTTGCCAGTGGTTGCGCGGATATCCTCGCGCTCTGGTTTGCCGATGTCACGCTTGCTAATGCCAATGGGCTTTTGTGCCATTTTGGGCGGCACAGTGACCATGGTTGGCTCTTCACCGCTAATTTTGCTGAACGATCTAATTCATACTTCAAACCAGTCCTTACCCGCTGACAAGCAGATGGATTTGTTTGGTTTGTTCGCCGTAACACCGATTGGTGCGGTGTTGGTATTGACCGGTATTTTCTATTTCGTGGTTGCCGGGCGCTATGTGTTGCCAGTATCAAATCAGGAAACTAGCGGCTCGAAAAGCGGCGGCATGCAGTATTTTCAGGATGTGTACGGCATCAACTACGATGTATTCGAAGTGGTTATCCCGCCAAACTGCGAGCTACTGAATAAGCATTTGGATGATGTGGAAACCGAGTACCGAGTCAGAATTGTTGCGTCAAAACACGGCGGAACAATCAAAATCGGGCCGGGCGCACATGACCGGGATACCGATTTTAAAAGCAATATGGTGATTGGTATCGTTGCCTCGCCAGATGACTTGGATCACTTTGTTGAGAAGTATCACCTGTGGAAACACAAAGAGATCAAGGTGTTTGGTGATGCCTTGTCATCCGCAAAATCGGGTATGGCTGAAGTGGTCATTCCACCACGCTCGCAGTTGGTAGGCAAAAGTGCCCGCGATGTGTGGATGCGTAAGGTGTACGGAATTGCCATGGTTGGTTTGCACCGTGCTGGCGCGACAATGCGCGAAGGTGAAGATATTCGCAGCATTCCCTTGCAGGCAGGTGACACGCTGGTGGTTCATACCACATGGTCCACGCTGGCGCGTTTAGAGCAGGATAGTGACTTCTTAGTGGTATCCACTGAGTTCCCGCATGAAGAGCTAAGACCGCAAAAAGTCGGTTGGGCAGGCTTGTTCTTTAGTATTGCTTTGTTCTTGGTGTTGTTCACTGATATTCGCTTATCGATTGCGCTGCTAACCGGCGCTTTGGGCATGGTGTTGAGCGGCGTATTGCGCATGGATGAGGCTTACCGTGCGGTATCGTGGAAGACAGTGTTTTTGCTCGCCAGTTTGATCCCCTTGGGGATGGCGGTTGAGACTTCGGGTACGGCGGCGTGGATTGCGACGCTGACGCTTAGCGTGGTGGGCGATATGCATCCTATCGTGATTCAAAGCTCGATTATGATATTGGCGACCTTCTTTACCTTGGTGATGTCGAATGTTGGCGCGACGGTGCTATTGGTGCCGCTGGCAATTAATATTGCGCATGGCGTCGGGGCTGATCCTGCTGTGTATGCTTTGACGGTGGCGATTGGAACCTCTAACTCATTCCTAATTCCAACGCATCAGGTGAATGCGCTGATTATGGGACCTGCAGGCTATCGGGTGGTGGACTTTATTCGAGCGGGTAGTGTGATGACGATTCTGTTCCTGATCGTTTCAATGACAATGATGTGGCTGTTGTTCTGA
- the creD gene encoding cell envelope integrity protein CreD produces the protein MDQQSTKETPAGKLQSIRYSLGFRSILIGFIAAAMLIPLFLAKQVVSDRTYYYRTAISSIADTWGTQQVIAGPILVVPYTEHIISIDTVTDDKGETRTVTRDIFNEKTIVLLPKDLRIDTQILEKHRKRGIYDALVYTADIEMSGHFDMNALPDIDSKQKRVRWKDAWLAVGMSDTKAIDETLPLRWDSNTTAPLRPGTLLPNLLPQGFHASMKDLERDLILPEFKIKFSVNGSEGLSFAPVGESTTANIKSGWPHPSFIGDIPPVRSIVTSKGFDAQWQVPNIARNYPQNWLLGEEKHDLYALKSGVKLFSPVSLYAKIERAVKYGVLFIGLTFLTFLIFEITQNTRFHVIQYGLIGIALSLFYIILLSLSEQIPFRMAYLYAATATVSMITLYTIAILKSFSRVMLILIFLSSLYAVLYFILQMEDYALLAGAGTMMFIIMILMFATRNLKYDS, from the coding sequence ATGGACCAACAATCTACAAAAGAAACGCCTGCGGGTAAACTGCAATCGATTCGCTATTCACTTGGTTTTCGCAGTATTTTGATCGGTTTTATCGCAGCGGCGATGCTAATCCCTTTATTTCTTGCAAAACAAGTGGTCAGCGACCGCACCTATTACTACCGCACCGCGATCTCCAGCATTGCCGATACCTGGGGCACTCAGCAAGTGATTGCCGGCCCTATTCTGGTCGTGCCTTATACCGAGCATATTATCAGTATAGACACGGTAACGGATGATAAAGGTGAAACCCGTACGGTTACCCGCGATATTTTCAATGAAAAAACCATTGTGCTGCTACCCAAAGATTTGCGCATCGACACTCAAATACTGGAAAAGCACCGCAAGCGCGGCATTTACGATGCGCTAGTCTACACGGCTGACATTGAAATGAGTGGGCATTTTGATATGAATGCCCTGCCTGATATCGACTCCAAGCAAAAGCGAGTACGCTGGAAAGATGCATGGCTAGCCGTCGGTATGAGTGATACCAAAGCCATTGATGAAACGCTGCCACTGCGTTGGGATAGCAATACCACTGCGCCACTGCGCCCCGGTACGCTACTGCCAAACCTGCTACCGCAAGGTTTTCATGCCAGCATGAAGGATCTGGAGCGGGATTTGATTCTGCCGGAATTTAAGATCAAATTCAGCGTGAATGGCAGTGAAGGCCTAAGCTTTGCCCCAGTTGGAGAAAGCACCACGGCCAATATCAAATCCGGATGGCCACACCCTAGCTTTATTGGCGATATTCCACCAGTTCGCTCTATTGTCACTAGCAAAGGCTTTGATGCACAGTGGCAAGTGCCCAATATCGCTCGCAACTATCCTCAGAATTGGTTATTGGGTGAGGAAAAGCATGATCTCTATGCGCTAAAATCAGGCGTTAAACTGTTTAGCCCCGTGTCGCTTTACGCCAAAATTGAGCGTGCGGTAAAGTATGGCGTGCTGTTTATTGGCCTGACATTCCTGACCTTTTTGATTTTTGAAATCACTCAGAATACGCGCTTTCATGTGATTCAATATGGGCTAATCGGCATTGCGCTGAGTCTATTTTATATTATCTTGCTGTCGCTATCTGAGCAGATTCCATTCCGCATGGCCTATCTGTATGCCGCCACGGCGACGGTGAGTATGATCACGCTGTATACGATTGCTATCTTGAAAAGTTTCTCACGGGTTATGCTGATTTTGATCTTCCTGAGCAGCTTGTATGCCGTGTTGTATTTTATTCTGCAAATGGAAGATTATGCCTTGCTGGCCGGTGCCGGAACGATGATGTTTATTATCATGATTCTGATGTTTGCGACACGAAACCTGAAGTACGACAGTTAG